The Setaria italica strain Yugu1 chromosome IX, Setaria_italica_v2.0, whole genome shotgun sequence genome has a window encoding:
- the LOC101783641 gene encoding cell division cycle protein 48 homolog: MASQGEPSSSDPKGKKDFSTAILERKKSPNRLVVDEATNDDNSVVALHPDTMERLQLFRGDTVLLKGKKRKDTICIVLADDTCEEPKIRMNKVVRKNLRVRLGDVISVHQCPDVKYGKRVHILPIDDTVEGITGNLFDAFLKPYFLEAYRPVRKSDLFLVRGGMRSVEFKVIETDPTEYCIVAPDTELFCEGEPIKREDEERLDEVGYDDVGGVRKQMAQIRELVELPLRHPQLFKSIGVKPPKGILLFGPPGSGKTLIARAVANETGAFFFLINGPEIMSKLAGESESNLRKAFEEAEKNAPSIIFIDEIDSIAPKREKTHGEVERRIVSQLLTLMDGLKSRAHVIVMGATNRPNSIDAALRRFGRFDREIDIGVPDEVGRLEVLRIHTKNMKLSEDVDLEHIAKDTHGYVGADLAALCTEAALQCIREKMDIIDLDDETIDAEILNSMSVSNDHFKTALGTSNPSALRETVVEVPNVSWDDIGGLENVKRELQETVQYPVEHPEKFEKFGMSPSKGVLFYGPPGCGKTLLAKAIANECQANFISVKGPELLTMWFGESEANVREIFDKARQSAPCVLFFDELDSIATQRGSSVGDAGGAADRVLNQLLTEMDGMNAKKTVFIIGATNRPDIIDPALLRPGRLDQLIYIPLPDEQSRLQIFKACLRKSPVAKDVDLNALAKYTQGFSGADITEICQRACKYAIRENIEKDIEMERRRKDDPEAMEEDEVDEIAEIRAVHFEESMKYARRSVSDADIRKYQAFAQTLQQSRGFGSEFRFPDQPTAAAADPFAAPAAAADDDDLYS, encoded by the exons ATGGCGAGCCAGGGCGAGCCGTCGTCCTCCGATCC gaaggggaagaaggatTTCTCGACGGCGATCCTCGAGAGGAAGAAGTCGCCGAACCGGCTggtggtcgacgaggccaccAATGATGACAACTCCGTCGTCGCGTTGCACCCGGACACCATGGAGCGCCTCCAGCTCTTCCGCGGTGACACTGTCCTGCTCAAG GGTAAGAAGAGAAAGGACACTATCTGCATTGTGCTTGCAGATGACACGTGTGAGGAGCCAAAGATCCGGATGAACAAGGTTGTCAGGAAGAACTTGAGGGTACGACTTGGTGATGTGATTTCTGTCCATCAATGCCCAGATGTCAAATACGGGAAGCGTGTTCACATACTTCCAATTGATGACACGGTTGAAGGCATTACCGGCAACTTATTTGATGCCTTCCTGAAAC CATACTTCCTTGAAGCCTATCGTCCCGTGAGGAAATCGGACCTTTTCCTTGTGAGGGGTGGTATGAGAAGTGTAGAATTCAAAGTTATAGAGACTGACCCAACAGAGTATTGTATCGTTGCACCGGATACAGAGTTATTCTGTGAAGGTGAGCCTATTAAGAGGGAGGATGAGGAAAGACTCGATGAGGTCGGCTATGATGATGTTGGTGGAGTTAGGAAGCAAATGGCCCAAATCAGAGAGCTGGTTGAACTCCCACTGCGCCACCCCCAGCTTTTCAAGTCTATTGGCGTGAAGCCACCAAAGGGCATATTGCTGTTTGGACCACCTGGCTCTGGCAAGACTCTTATTGCTAGAGCTGTAGCTAATGAGACAGGTGCTTTCTTCTTTCTGATCAATGGACCGGAAATCATGTCAAAGCTTGCAGGAGAAAGTGAGAGCAATCTCAGAAAGGCATTTGAAGAAGCTGAGAAGAATGCACCTTCCATCATTTTTATTGATGAGATAGATTCCATAGCACCTAAGAGGGAGAAGACCCATGGAGAAGTTGAGAGGCGTATTGTTTCACAGCTTTTGACTCTCATGGATGGCCTCAAGTCTCGTGCACATGTTATTGTTATGGGTGCCACAAACCGTCCAAACAGTATCGATGCTGCTCTTAGAAGGTTTGGTAGGTTTGACCGTGAGATTGATATTGGTGTTCCGGATGAAGTTGGGCGCCTTGAGGTTCTCCGGATTCATACCAAAAACATGAAGCTGTCTGAAGAT GTTGACTTGGAGCACATTGCAAAGGATACCCATGGTTATGTTGGTGCTGATCTTGCTGCCCTTTGTACTGAGGCTGCTCTTCAGTGCATTCGTGAGAAGATGGATATTATAGATCTTGATGATGAGACCATAGATGCTGAGATACTCAACTCTATGTCTGTCTCAAATGATCATTTCAAGACTGCACTTGGGACGAGCAACCCGTCTGCCCTGCGTGAAACA GTAGTTGAAGTTCCAAATGTCTCTTGGGATGATATTGGTGGCCTGGAGAATGTCAAGAGGGAGCTTCAAGAG ACTGTTCAATATCCAGTGGAGCATCCAGAGAAATTCGAGAAGTTTGGCATGTCTCCCTCAAAGGGTGTTCTGTTTTACGGCCCTCCTGGCTGTGGAAAGACTTTGTTGGCCAAGGCGATTGCTAATGAGTGCCAGGCTAACTTCATCAGTGTGAAGGGACCTGAGCTGCTTACCATGTGGTTTGGTGAGAGTGAGGCCAATGTCCGAGAGATCTTTGACAAGGCTAGGCAGTCTGCTCCTTGTGTCCTCTTCTTCGACGAGCTTGACTCCATTGCTACTCAG AGAGGAAGCAGTGTTGGTGATGCTGGAGGTGCTGCTGATAGAGTGTTGAACCAGCTGCTGACTGAGATGGATGGCATGAACGCCAAGAAGACTGTTTTCATTATCGGTGCCACCAACAGACCAGACATCATTGACCCTGCTTTGCTGAGGCCAGGGCGTCTGGATCAGCTTATCTACATTCCTCTGCCTGATGAGCAATCCAGGCTCCAGATCTTCAAAGCCTGCCTCAGGAAGTCTCCTGTGGCTAAGGATGTTGACTTGAACGCCCTTGCCAAATACACCCAGGGATTCAGCGGCGCAGATATCACTGAGATCTGCCAGCGTGCGTGCAAGTATGCCATCAGGGAGAACATCGAGAAG GATATTGAGATGGAGAGGCGTAGGAAGGACGACCCCGAGGCCATGGAGGAAGACGAGGTGGATGAAATTGCTGAGATCAGGGCTGTTCACTTCGAGGAGTCGATGAAGTATGCGCGCCGGAGCGTGAGCGACGCCGACATCCGCAAGTACCAAGCCTTCGCCCAGACCCTCCAGCAGTCTCGCGGGTTCGGCAGCGAGTTCCGGTTCCCCGACCAaccgacggcagcggcggccgacCCCTTCGCAgcccctgcagctgcagctgacGATGATGATCTATACAGTTAA